TTCCAAATCCTTAAATCCATAGATTTCTCCACTTTCATCAGGCTTTAATTGTAAAAATGTATAATCTCCCCATTCTTTACTAATAACTCTATCAATATCTTCTTGTCCTGGATATACAACTATAATCTTTTTAATTGGATAAATAGGTTTTCTATTATTATCAAAGATATATTTAATTGTTGTTTTATAGTTTTTTATTTGAATCATTGTATTAGTATTATAAAGATCACTCCAAAGATAAGAATATCTTCTATACTTAGATTCAATTATTATAGAATCTTTTAGACTATTATTTTCTAAATAATCCACTCTAATATCAGGCAGTCTATTTGGAGCATGAGTATAAAATCCATTTCCTGTTTCTAAACTTTCACTAGGCATTGATAGAACTTCCTTTTCATACCACACCCTAACTTCCTTTTCACCATTTATAAATCTAGCTAAGCATCCCTTTGGAATCTTATCTAAAAAATTACACTCGCTTATATCCTTAAAGTCACAATTTGAAAGACTCATTCCAATATCTTTAAATACCTTAACAACAACAAGAAATACAAAATACTCATATAGAAGCTCAGATGGCTTATAACTAATAGATTTTTTTTCCTTACTTAAATAAATTTTATTATATATTTTTAGTATAGACTTATATCTATTATCTTCCATCCTAACACTTTTATAATTAATATTATGAATAGTAGGTACTTCCTTTATATATGTACTTTTTATAAAAGATGCAAGGGTTGTTTTTGCACCTTTTAATACTCTCATTATATATTTTAGATCATCTCTTCTTTTTTTTACACTTCCTAGGGATAAACAAGTTTGATCATAGGATTTTATTCTTTTCTCTATCTCTTTTGTATCAAAACTTACTCCTTTAACTTTTTCAATATTGCTTTTTTTAAATTCTGATTCTTTTCTTACTGCCACTTCTTCTATTTTATTTTGTTCATATGCATAGGTTAACTTCTCTTCGATATCAGAAATACTAATCAACATTTTCGTAGCAATACTTTTTATAATAATATTTTGCTTATTACGGAAATCCTTAACCTTCTTATAACTATATTCATCATTTTTGTTCCCTTTAGAATTTAAATATTCAACCTTTCTATCTATCCTTTGATGTTTACCACTTTTTATATAATTCCTATCTAAAGTAAAATAAGGATTTTTCATTATACTGCTCAAATTATATTTTAATAAACTATGAAATTCGTTATACTGTTTTAATATACTCATATAGTCATTAACTACAGAAGAATTACTCCTATGTAATTTTGAACCCATATTATAAGATAGATTACTGATCTGTGTATTTACAAAATCCCTTAAGTTCTTAAGCTGAATATCATTTATGTGTCTAGGAACAATTTCAAACATAGAATAATACTTTCCATTATTTAAAGTTAACTTAACAATATAGCTTCCTGGAATAAGCATAGAATAATTATTGTCAAGTTCAAATAACATTTTACTTTGGCCTGGAAAAAGTATAAATGCTTCTCCATCCTCTTGAAATACATTTTCTACAAGTAAAGTTGCCCTTTCATCATTTGCCTCAAATTCTATATAAACCTTTGAACATTCCTTTATCACAACTTCAATATCATCTATGCTCCATAAATCTTTATGAAACTTAGTAACTTCTTGAACATATTCTTTTCCAAAGTTCTGAATTATAAATCGTACTTTAATACTCTTACTATAAAGTGTATCCATTATAATACATCTCCTCGGCTTTTCGCTTTAATTCATCAATTGATATTTTAAAATCTGATATTCCTTTATAATTTTCCTCTATTAATATTTTATAAATCTCTCCATGATTTATATGACCCTTTTCTATATTTCCAATAAGCTTTCCATATTGCTCCTGATGCCCTTTTACTTTTGTTAAAATTCTTTGCTTAATTTGTATATCAAATGATTTTTCTCTCGATAAAAGCAACTCTCCCTTTTCAGTTTCTGGTATGTTAAATATATAGGATGCCATATTATACAAAGTTCTATAGGATATACCCTTTTGCCTATCTATTGCATTAATTGCATTATGTATATCATCTAATAATTTAAGCTCATTTTCCCTAAATATGTCTAAAGGAGATGTACAATCTCTTCTCCAAAATTTAAAGTTTAAATAGTATTTTTCATCTAAATTCTCTAAAGTCTTTCCCCTATAGGATTCTAATATATTTTTCATTTCAATAAATGAAATCTTTTTAGGATTAATAAGATTTGCCCTATCTAAAAGTCTATCTGAAAACTCCTTAGTTGTTTCATCTATATTAACAGTACCAACAAATACAACATTCTTACCTATTTTGATGGATGCTGGATAATCACTGGAATTTTTGCATTTTGAATTTTTGTTATATAGGATTAAATTTCTTTCTTCTTTTTCCATTTCAAGTATTGAAATAAATGGACTAAACCAATACTCTACCTGACTTAAGTTCATTTCATCAAATATAATCATAAAAACTTCATCGGTATTTTCCTGTGCAGTTCTTAATAAATCTACAACCCCTGTTTCTGACGGTATATATTCATCCTTTGATGTATTTAAGTATCCTATTATATCAGATGGCTCTGTATATGAAGGACTAATAGGTACTACTATATAATTTTTATCTTCAAGTCCAAGAGCCTTTGCATATGAAATTGCAAGACTAGTCTTCCCTATTCCAGACATTCCACTAATAATTGTTAAAGGATTTGTCTTAAGCGATATATGAAAATTATAAATATCTTCTTCTTTGTAAAAAAGACCTGTATTTGTAAGATTATATTTAAATCTTTTTAAAAATTCATATTCACTTTTTATTATTTTATAGTCTAATTTTTCCTCTGAATTTTTTAAGACGTGTTCTCCATTTTTGAAGTATTCTTTCAACTCCCCATCAATGTATTCCTTAGTTAAAAAAAGTAAGTTGTCATTTACTTTATATACAATATTTTTTCTGAAGTGATCTGGTATCTCAATTTTTTTAATTTCACCTATTCCTTGAAGCATTCTTTTATCATCTAATGTTCTTCCCCAATTTAAATTATAATAGATATAATCATCACATATTATAAATTCTGGATCATCCATATACTTACTATAGTTTTCAAATCTGATTGGATCTTGTCTCATAATTGCTCTTTCAAACTCTTCGAATCCTCTAACAATAGGTGACGGAATAGGAACAAAGGTGTGTCCCCTATAATTGTTTAAGTCCTCTACATCTCTTACAACTAAATTCCTATAATAAATTTCAACTTTTCCTAGCTTCTCTTCCTTTTTAAGATAAGGTGTAAATAATACAAGCTTATTCTTTAATTTTTCATATATATATTCCTTTTTTTCCTTTATTTCAAGATCCCAATATTCAAGGGGCATTCCAATTCCTTCTATTCCCTTTTCAAATCCTACGAACATGTTATTTTCAAAAGGTCCAGGAATATCATATAAGTTTTTCGGTATACTTGACATTGCTTTAATATAAAATAATATATATTGAGGATTCTTCCTTAAATACGTTATACAACTTTGATCCTCACCTATACTGGGAAATACTTTTTCTTCTATCGCAAGATATCCTAATAAATAACATTCCTCAATTGACCTAATATCCTCTTCTTTGAAAATTCTTTGCATTACTACCCCTCCATAGTAAACTTACTGATAATTATATTTTGAGTAAGCTCTTCTATACTTTTAGAAAATATCGTTATCTTTTTCAATTTTAACGCTATAAGATAATCTTCTAATATTAATAAATTTTTAGTACTATCTATTGATCCTCTATCAATAAACACAACTCCTTTAAAATTTGAAAAATAGTTTGAAAAAGTCTCTATAAAATCAGGTGGGATTATTTTATAATTACCAATAGAATCCATTATCCTATCTGGTACATAATTGGTTATAATTATAATATCTGGATTATATTCATTTAAATTGAAACTTTCATTTTTCATAATTTTATATTCTAAACTCTTAATATTTTCTTCATAGCCTTTTAATATCATTTCAAACCTAGATATTTCCTCCTTTAGACTATTAATATTTTTATTTAATAAGGCTATTTCATTATTTTTATTTAAGCACTCTCCCTCTAAACAATCTATTTTTTCTCCATTAAACATTAATAAATCTTTATTTATACGTTGAAGGATATTAAAAAGTAATTTATTAAAAAATCCTACTTTATTCTGATCTCCTTTTATATAATCTATATTAAGACTTATAAAAGCAAGCCATAAAAGACTTTCATCAAATGACTCTGAAAGATCCCCAAGCTCTCTACAAATATCTACTATGGACTTATCTTTTATAATACTTCTTACTCTTGTATATTCACTAATTCTTCCAAGTTTTAAAAGATGTTCTTCTATAGACTCTACATTATTTTCAAGAAAACTAATCTCATCCTCAATGTTTAGATATTTTTCCACTATAGATAAACAGTTTTCCTCTGTAATATCTCCATCATTTACAAGAAGTCCAGAAAAAATATGTTTACCACTTTCAATGTTTATACTTATTTTCTCACATAACCTCTCTGCATCCTCAGGAAACAAATTCATAAATATTGCAAATGTTTCAAACATACCATATTTATTTTTACATGATGATAAGTAAAGCTCACTTAAAAACTCTTCTAAACTCTTTCCCTTATACTTCTGAGATTTTTCATTAAAAATTTCATAGAGTAATTCTTGAAACTTTTTTTTATTACTAAAATTCATTTTTATTACATTTCTTATTAAACTTTTAGGAGCCTTTTTAATATTCATAAATCCGTTTATTTTAATATTTTTCCTCTGTGCAACTAATATCAAAAATTCATAATCCATTAATTCAAAAAAAAGTTCAATGCTTTTCATCATTTCCCCTCCATTTATAAACTTATATATTCTATAAGATTGTGTCTATTTCCTTTTTATATAAACCCTTACATTATCAATGAATATTTATATAAAAATAACTAAATTTTAAAAACTAATACATCTAAATATATAGTAAAATAATGGATAATAATTATTGTCTTTTTTTTAAATAAGTGATATATTCTTATTGGTACTTATTGTTTTGTCGAAATTCCCTATTACTTTACGAAAGGAGATGAGGGAAGATGTTAGTTAAAGATTGGAAAGAGTTCTTAGTACCATATGAACAAGCTGTGGAAGAACTTAAGATTAAGTTTAAAAGTATACGTAAGCAAACTAGAAGCAAAAACACCTACTCTCCAATAGAATTTGTAACAGGAAGAGTAAAAGAAATATCAAGTATATTAGAAAAGGCGAAAAAATTAAATATTCCTTTTAATAAAATATCAGAGGAAGTAGAAGATATTGCAGGAATAAGGATTATGTGTCAATTCGTTGAGGATATTTATACCATGGTTAACTTAATTAAGCAGCGTGAGGGAAAAGATTTAACCGTTGTTTATGAGAAGGACTATGTGAAAAACTTTAAAGAAAGTGGTTATAGAAGCTATCACGTTATAATAAGATATCCTGTACAAACAACACTTGGAGAAGTTGAGGTACTTGCTGAAATTCAAATTAGAACGCTTGCGATGAATTTTTGGGCAACTATTGAACATTCTCTAAATTATAAGTATAAACAAAGTATACCTTCCCATATAAAGGAAAGACTTAAAAAATCTGCTGAACTTGCATTTCTTTTAGATCAGGAAATGTCTCAAATAAAAGAAGAAATTATGGACGCTCAAACGATGTTTGAAATAAAGTCTAATATTATATCTGATGTTTTAGATAACATTACCAACCTATATTCACTTGGAAAAATTTCAGAATCAACTTCAATTCAAGACAAGTTTAATAAACTAATTGAATATGGAGATATATTTGAACTTAAAGACCTTCTTGATGAATCAAACTTGAAGGTACAAAAAGCAAGACTTGAACTTTACGACTTATAAGACCAGTCATATTGTATTTTTATGCAATATGACTGGTTTAAATATTTTTAAGTTTAAAAAGAAATTAATGATTATATACTTATAATAATAACTTTAAAGGGGGCATAAGGTTGAATCCTAAACATAGTAGGATGGTATATACTACCCTAACTTGTATTATAGTTCTTGTTTTACTTATTTCAAACCTTGGAAATAACTTCAAAACAGATGTTTTTTCCTATAAGGATATAATAGAAAATATAGAAAAGCTAAAATCTAATTGGCTCTCTTCTTTTACTGAGGAAGAATATACAAAGATTACTTCAGATTATATATCCTCAAAACTTAAAAATTTTTCTCTAGAACCAATTGAAATAGATGGAAAGAAGTCCTATATACAAAACTTTTCTAGAGACATACCATTTGAGGAAACAAAATCCTATATCCAAGTAATTTCTAAGCATGATAATGTTATAAGAAGTTACAAACATGGTGATGACTTTATTGAAGATATTAGTGGGCTTTTTTCATCAAAATATGTAAAAGGAAATGCTCAAATACTAAATAGCACAACCTTTAAAGAAGATGTACCAAGTATTTTATTACTTGATAACTACAAATCTATGTCTAGTTATAACGTAGAAAACTTTGATGAAAAGTTAGAAGCACTTGGTGTTTCTGCCATAATATATCCTGATATTAAGGAAAAGATCATTGATAAGTCTACTTTATTTAATATAGAGTATACTCCAACATCTAATGGAATATTAAAATTTTGTGTATCAAACGAAACCTATAATGAGTTAAGCTCATTCATAAAAAAAGGATATAAATTAAGACTAAAATCAGGAATGAAGATCAAAAGCCAAACCCTTACTAATGTTTATGGTAAAGTTCAAGGAACAAGCAAAAAATACAAACCCCTTATTATCGCTTCTTTTTATGATGGTGATCTACCTTCAAGGTTTAGAGATAATAAAGGGAGTTTATTTGAAGCTAATACCTATACGCCTTCAATACTATTAGAGTTTGCTAGAATAATAAAATTACAGGAAACAATAAATCCAGACAGAACTATAATCTTTGCTTTTATATCTGGTAAGGCTATAGATAAAATCGGGTTAGATGTATTTAGAAACCTAAATATTACTGGTGACTTTTTGTTATTAGATGATATTGGAAACTCGAGCAAATTCAATCTTACTGTTCATAAAAACTCAAAGGATTTTTCAAATACTATAAATCACTTTATGATTAAAAATGACTTAAAAATTGTATCAAGTACAACTAATAACTATATTCATGAAGAATCTGCATATCTCTTTGGGATAAATAATATACCAAATGGACTTAACTTTAACAGTTCATATAATACATGTAAGTTTATACTATCTTTAATCGCTGATGAATGCTATAATCTTGATTTCATAACTGCTTATTATCGTGATATTAGAGCTATAAAAAGATTTTTAAAAGATTATACAATTCCAATAGCTACAATATCATTAATATTTATTACCTTTGTTGTATTTAGATACCCTGAAATCAAAAATACTAATTGACAATTTGTATTAACTTATAATACACTATTACTAGATAATAATTACAAATTAGATTGGAATGATTACTATGGAAAATCTTAGCAGCATTTTTAAAGAGAAGAACTTAAAACTAACTCCACAAAGATATGCTATTTATGGCTATCTTAAGTCTACAAAATCTCATCCTTCTGCTGAAACAATATATGAAAATTTAAAAACAACTTATCCTACAATGAGTCTTGCTACTGTATATAAGACATTAAGAACTCTTATTGACTTGAATTTAGTACAAGAAATAAATGTAGGCGAAGATAACTTCCGATTCGATGCATGTACAGATTGTCATCCTCATATTGTTTGTACAAAGTGTAGATGTGTTGATGATATTGATGATGCAGATTTTTCTTTTGTAGATGAAATAGCAAAAAAGCATACTAATTATGAAATTCAAAAACACAAACTATATTTTTATGGGATTTGCCCAAATTGTGTTTAATATGTAACTTAAAATATCTCTTCATAATGGAGAGATATTTTTTTATTTTTTGCTTATATTTTCTTATTTATCTACATATAGATTTAGTGGAGGTGATATTATGAAACTTAAGGTTTATATACTTAAGAAAAAACACATCATTCTTACTCTAAGTATAGCATTTATTTTAATTCTATCTCTAATACTTTTAATTTCTTTTAAAAGTAAGGAAACAATAAAAAATGTTAATCCTGTTCAAACAGTTCATGCAGATGTAGATGGGGACAAGAAACTCGACACTCTATACATATCTACTAACAAAGATAATAACTATACTGTAAATGTTCAAACAAAAAAAGGGGACGGCTTTAATTTAGAGCCGGACCCTTTACTTAAAACCTTAGGATACAATGACAAATCTTGGCCTATGTCTATAGAATGTAAAGATATAAATAATGATAATGCCCAAGAGATAATAATTCAAAGTTCTGATAAAAGTGAATCTATTATTCATGTTTATACATATTCAAAACAAAACAAAGAATTTATAAGGCTCATATCTGGAAAATATAATGTTTTTGCTTCAGCAATACATAATGGCACTCCTATAATTATGCTAGGTAAAAAGCTAAAAACAGATATAGACTTTTCATATTACACCCTCAATAATGATACACTCAGCACCTATAATCTTGACTATATAAGTCTTGGTAAGAATACCTTAAACTCTCTTGCCTCCTTTATAAGTGAAGATAATATTGAAGTTATTTCATCCGACTCTAATTTATTAACTAACTTAGAAAAAGGAGAACTTCTAGATGCACTTTTATTAAATGTAAAATATAAAAATAATATCCCTAGTGAGTGTACTTATCAAATTAGAACTATGCCCTATGGAGAAAACTCAAAAATTAATTTATATGAGGTAAAAATGAACTCTGTATCATACAAAGACAATAATATTCAATATAAAATAAAAAATATAAAATCTCTTAACTAAAGTATTAGTATTATAACTTTTAATACCAACTAATAACTTTCAGAACAATCCTAAACTTCCTATCATATAATTATACAGTTATAATATTTTAGAAAGGTGTGCACATGGAAAAAAGAATTGATAATTTAGAAAATATATCACAAAATAACAAAGTTCCTATTTCTTACATCCGAATTTTACATGCTTCACCTGATGCTCCATCTGTAGATATTGTAGCCAACGGAGGACTTATTGCAAAAAATCTTAATTACAAAGATTTCACATCATACTTAAAAGTCATCCCTGGAAATTATAATATTAAAATCTATCCATCAGGGAATATGTCTGTTACCACTTTAAATACAAATGTAAAAATACCGCCCTACTCTATCTTAACTCTTGTAATAGGAGATAATTTATCTGACTTAAAGTTATTTGTAGTCCCTGATAACACTAGAAAGGTAGTTGAAAATAAAGCTCTTGTTAGATTCTCTAATCTTTCTCCAAGATCTAATTCTATAGATACTTACCTAAAAAACGGTAAGCAACTTTTTAAAGGTGTAAATTTTGGAGAATACACAAACTATATAGAGATTCCTCCAGGTGTATATAGCTTTCAATTTAAACCTGAAGATAGTAATTCTGTTATTCTCTCTGTTCCAAATACTCACTTAAAGGCATCAAATGCATATACAATATACTTTGTTGGTGAATCAAGTAATAACTCTCTCCTACAGATTTTGATACCAATGGACGGAAACTCATATATTAAGTTCTAGATAAATCTCTGTAGAGTTAATATTCTACAGAGATTTTGTATTATAGTCTTTAAATATCTATATGCTAAATATAATTACATTGGGAAAAAATTATTACATATACAAAAGACTTGATTCAGCCTATTTTATATGTTAATATTAATTAACAAGTCTTTAATATGAAAACATATGTATTTGTATTGCGAACATTTAGGGGGGCTAAAATATGGCAGTAAAAGTGGCTAAGTTTGGAGGATCATCTCTTGCAAACTCTGAACAATTTAAGAAGGTTTATAATATTATACAAATGGATAAGGATAGAAAGTATGTGGTACCATCAGCTTTTGGTAAAAGAAGTTCTGATGATACGAAGATAACAGATCTTTTATTACTTTGCGGTACTCATGCTGAAAACAACAAACCATTTGATGATGTTTTCTCTATAATTGAAAATAGATGTCTAGATATTGTAAAAGAACTAGACCTTGACCTTGACATGACACCTTATTTAAAGGAAATTAAGGATACAATATCTACAAATGCTTCAAAGGAATATGCAGCAAGCCGTGGGGAGTATATGAGCGGTATTATATTATCAAAACTTCTTGGCTATGAATTTATTGATGCAGCTGAAGTTATTAGATTTGAAAAAAGCGGACAACTAGACTATGAAACAACTATTGCATTATTAAAGAAAAAACTATCAAAAGCTCCAAATGCAGTAATACCAGGTTTCTATGGAGCAACTGGCAGCGGAAGAATAGTTACTTTCTCAAGAGGAGGATCTGATGTAACTGGAGCACTTGTTGCACAGGCAGTAGATGCATCAGTTTATGAAAACTTTACAGATGTATGTGGTCTACTAATGACTAATCCATGTATAGTAGAAAATCCAAAACCTATAGAAAAAGTAACTTACAGGGAGTTAAGAGAACTTGCATATATGGGTGCAACAGTTATTCATGAAGATGCGATAAGACCTGTTCGTGATGCTGCTATACCATTAAATATAAGAAATACAAATGATCCATCACATCCTGGAACTATGATTGTTGGAGATGTTGAACAAAATGCTTCAGCAGGTACAATAACAGGAATCGCAGGTAAAAAAGATTTCACTGTTATCGCGATAGAACAAAGCTATATGAATTCACACGTTGGATATGCTCAAAAAATACTTTCAATACTTGCTGATTTTGATGTATCATTTGAATGTATGCCATCTGGAATTGACAACATCTCTTTGGTTATAGAAAGTAGCTATTTAGAAGGTAAACTTTATGATATAGTTGAACAAATAAGATTACAGTGTAACCCTGATTCAGTTGAGGTTTATCCTAATATGGCACTTATTGCAACAGTTGGAAGAGGAATGATTTATATGCCTGGAATGTCATCTAAACTATTCTCTTCACTATATAATTCTGGTGTAAATATTAGAATGATTAACCAAGGATCTAGTGAAATCAATATTATTGTTGGTGTAGAAAATGATGATTTCGAAAAAGCTATCAGATCAATTTATGATGCTTTTGTAGAATAATTAAGAGGGGGTTTTTTTGTGGAAAAGGTTAAAATAGGGCTTCTTGGCTTCGGAACTGTAGGAAGCGGTGTTTGGAAAGTTATTGAGGCAAATAATAATGCTATTTCTAAAAGATGTAGAAAAGAACTTGAAATAACTAAAATACTTGTAAAATCACTTGAAAAAGCAAGATCTGCAGAAGCACCTGAGAATTTATTTACAGATAAATTCGAAGATGTTTTATCATCAGATGTTGATATTGTTGTAGAGGTTATGGGTGGTATTGAACCTGCTAAGGAATATATACTTAAGGCTATTTCAGCAAAAAAACATGTTGTAACTGCTAACAAGCAACTTCTTGCAACTAATGGTGAAGAAATATATAAAGCAGCGGTAGAAAATGGTGTTAAGGTATTTTACGAAGCAAGTGTTGCAGGTGGTATTCCAATACTAAATACATTAAAAGATCCACTATCAGCTAACCAAATTGAAGAAATCATAGGAATTGTTAACGGAACTACAAATTATATATTATCTAAAATGACTGAGGATAAAAAAGATTTTGAAACAATGTTAAAGGTTGCTCAAGATCTTGGATATGCTGAAGCTGCACCTGCAGCTGACGTTGAAGGATTTGATGCTGCATATAAGCTTTGTATTTTATCTTCACTTGCATTTAAATCAAGCATTGATGTTGAAAAAGTTCACCGTGAAGGAATTTGTGATATAACTCCACTTGATATTGAATATGCAAGAGAAATGGGCTATACAGTTAAGCTTTTAGCTATAGCAAAGAAAAAGGAAAAAGGTTTAGAACTTCGTGTTCACCCTACTTTCATTCCTTCTAATCATCCACTAGCATCTGTATCAGACTCATACAATGCAGTTTTCCTTAAGGGAAATGCAGTTGAAAATCTTATGTTCTATGGAAGAGGTGCAGGAGACCTTCCTACAGCTAGTGCAGTTGTAGGAGACATTGTATCTGTTATAACATCAGAGAACTCTCCTTCATATGAGGATAGCGTTCTAGGTAATATTGAAAAATGCGATATACTTCCAATAGGAGACCTTGAAACTCAATACTATGTTAGATTAACTGTTGAAGATAAACCAGGCGTTCTTGGTAAGATTACTTCAATTCTTGGAGATAAAAATGTTTCTCTATCAACAGTTATACAAAAGGGAACTAAAGACTCAAGTGTTTCACTTGTATTTATGACTCATAAAACATCAGAATCTAATCTTCAAGCAGCTTTTGAAGAAGTTACTAAGCTTGAAGGAGTTCACAAAATAGAGAATCTAATAAGAATTGAAAGTTAGTTTTTGAATAAATTCTTTGACCTTTAGCCAACCTATTTATAAGGAGGTGATTGTTATGAAATCAAAATCACAAAACTCTTTAGAAAATGGGAAAAATCAATCTCTAATTGATCATTCAAATGATAGTAGAAATGATGAAAATGGCTATAAGCAAGCTGGAAACAGAAACCCTATAAAGGGAACATAATAAAAAGAGGATGGAAAATTCCATCCTCTTTTTATATATCTTTTAAACTGCTTTAGTTAAATCATTTATCCACTTTGAACCTTTTAATCTATATGTTGCAATTATAAGCTTTACTATCTCCTCTAAAGCAACTAATCCTGCTACTCCATATATAGGTAACTTAAATACTAATGCACCTATAAAT
This genomic window from Clostridium cylindrosporum DSM 605 contains:
- a CDS encoding McrB family protein encodes the protein MQRIFKEEDIRSIEECYLLGYLAIEEKVFPSIGEDQSCITYLRKNPQYILFYIKAMSSIPKNLYDIPGPFENNMFVGFEKGIEGIGMPLEYWDLEIKEKKEYIYEKLKNKLVLFTPYLKKEEKLGKVEIYYRNLVVRDVEDLNNYRGHTFVPIPSPIVRGFEEFERAIMRQDPIRFENYSKYMDDPEFIICDDYIYYNLNWGRTLDDKRMLQGIGEIKKIEIPDHFRKNIVYKVNDNLLFLTKEYIDGELKEYFKNGEHVLKNSEEKLDYKIIKSEYEFLKRFKYNLTNTGLFYKEEDIYNFHISLKTNPLTIISGMSGIGKTSLAISYAKALGLEDKNYIVVPISPSYTEPSDIIGYLNTSKDEYIPSETGVVDLLRTAQENTDEVFMIIFDEMNLSQVEYWFSPFISILEMEKEERNLILYNKNSKCKNSSDYPASIKIGKNVVFVGTVNIDETTKEFSDRLLDRANLINPKKISFIEMKNILESYRGKTLENLDEKYYLNFKFWRRDCTSPLDIFRENELKLLDDIHNAINAIDRQKGISYRTLYNMASYIFNIPETEKGELLLSREKSFDIQIKQRILTKVKGHQEQYGKLIGNIEKGHINHGEIYKILIEENYKGISDFKISIDELKRKAEEMYYNGYTL
- a CDS encoding GTP pyrophosphokinase, with translation MLVKDWKEFLVPYEQAVEELKIKFKSIRKQTRSKNTYSPIEFVTGRVKEISSILEKAKKLNIPFNKISEEVEDIAGIRIMCQFVEDIYTMVNLIKQREGKDLTVVYEKDYVKNFKESGYRSYHVIIRYPVQTTLGEVEVLAEIQIRTLAMNFWATIEHSLNYKYKQSIPSHIKERLKKSAELAFLLDQEMSQIKEEIMDAQTMFEIKSNIISDVLDNITNLYSLGKISESTSIQDKFNKLIEYGDIFELKDLLDESNLKVQKARLELYDL
- a CDS encoding Fur family transcriptional regulator produces the protein MENLSSIFKEKNLKLTPQRYAIYGYLKSTKSHPSAETIYENLKTTYPTMSLATVYKTLRTLIDLNLVQEINVGEDNFRFDACTDCHPHIVCTKCRCVDDIDDADFSFVDEIAKKHTNYEIQKHKLYFYGICPNCV
- a CDS encoding DUF4397 domain-containing protein, with amino-acid sequence MEKRIDNLENISQNNKVPISYIRILHASPDAPSVDIVANGGLIAKNLNYKDFTSYLKVIPGNYNIKIYPSGNMSVTTLNTNVKIPPYSILTLVIGDNLSDLKLFVVPDNTRKVVENKALVRFSNLSPRSNSIDTYLKNGKQLFKGVNFGEYTNYIEIPPGVYSFQFKPEDSNSVILSVPNTHLKASNAYTIYFVGESSNNSLLQILIPMDGNSYIKF
- a CDS encoding aspartate kinase, producing the protein MAVKVAKFGGSSLANSEQFKKVYNIIQMDKDRKYVVPSAFGKRSSDDTKITDLLLLCGTHAENNKPFDDVFSIIENRCLDIVKELDLDLDMTPYLKEIKDTISTNASKEYAASRGEYMSGIILSKLLGYEFIDAAEVIRFEKSGQLDYETTIALLKKKLSKAPNAVIPGFYGATGSGRIVTFSRGGSDVTGALVAQAVDASVYENFTDVCGLLMTNPCIVENPKPIEKVTYRELRELAYMGATVIHEDAIRPVRDAAIPLNIRNTNDPSHPGTMIVGDVEQNASAGTITGIAGKKDFTVIAIEQSYMNSHVGYAQKILSILADFDVSFECMPSGIDNISLVIESSYLEGKLYDIVEQIRLQCNPDSVEVYPNMALIATVGRGMIYMPGMSSKLFSSLYNSGVNIRMINQGSSEINIIVGVENDDFEKAIRSIYDAFVE
- a CDS encoding homoserine dehydrogenase → MEKVKIGLLGFGTVGSGVWKVIEANNNAISKRCRKELEITKILVKSLEKARSAEAPENLFTDKFEDVLSSDVDIVVEVMGGIEPAKEYILKAISAKKHVVTANKQLLATNGEEIYKAAVENGVKVFYEASVAGGIPILNTLKDPLSANQIEEIIGIVNGTTNYILSKMTEDKKDFETMLKVAQDLGYAEAAPAADVEGFDAAYKLCILSSLAFKSSIDVEKVHREGICDITPLDIEYAREMGYTVKLLAIAKKKEKGLELRVHPTFIPSNHPLASVSDSYNAVFLKGNAVENLMFYGRGAGDLPTASAVVGDIVSVITSENSPSYEDSVLGNIEKCDILPIGDLETQYYVRLTVEDKPGVLGKITSILGDKNVSLSTVIQKGTKDSSVSLVFMTHKTSESNLQAAFEEVTKLEGVHKIENLIRIES